A stretch of the Dioscorea cayenensis subsp. rotundata cultivar TDr96_F1 chromosome 4, TDr96_F1_v2_PseudoChromosome.rev07_lg8_w22 25.fasta, whole genome shotgun sequence genome encodes the following:
- the LOC120258438 gene encoding protein usf: MASLLFRAAAISSPFSISAKAYTLGRLARRTLSPIRSMASSAADERFQKVQIQRDDTVFDAYVVGKENAPGIVVLQEWWGVDFEVKNHALKISQMGPGYRALIPDLYRGKVGLDVAEAQHLMEGLDWPGAIKDIHASVKWLKANGSPKVGVTGFCMGGALSIASGVLVPEIDAVVAFYGTPSSELADPSKSKAPVQAHFGELDSFVGFSDITAAKALQEKLNSSGVPFEVHIYPGLSHAFMNTSPEGVQRRKTMGSKDEDYAAVDLAWSCFESWMSKHLRSA, encoded by the exons atggcATCGCTGTTGTTCAGAGCTGCTGCCATTTCCTCTCCATTCTCCATCTCTGCGAAAGCATACACCCTTGGTCGCCTCGCCAGGAGGACCCTCTCTCCCATTCGCTCCATGGCCAGCTCCGCTGCTGACGAGCGCTTCCAAAAGGTTCAGATTCAAAGAGATGATACC GTATTTGATGCTTATGTGGTTGGAAAAGAAAATGCTCCTGGAATTGTAGTTTTGCAAGAATGGTGGGGAGTTGATTTTGAGGTCAAAAACCACGCTTTGAAAATTTCCCAGATGGGACCTGGCTATAGAGCCCTAATTCCAGA TTTGTATCGTGGAAAGGTTGGTTTGGATGTTGCTGAGGCACAACATTTGATGGAGGGGCTGGATTGGCCTGGTGCAATTAAAGACATACATGCTTCAGTTAAATGGCTTAAAGCAAATGGTTCGCCAAAG GTTGGTGTCACTGGGTTTTGCATGGGAGGTGCTCTGTCAATTGCAAGTGGGGTTTTAGTACCTGAAATTGATGCTGTTGTTGCTTTCTATGGCACTCCTTCATCAGAACTTGCTGATCCTTCAAAGTCTAAAGCACCAGTGCAGGCACATTTTGGAGAGCTTGATAGCTTTGTTGGGTTTTCAGACATCACG GCGGCAAAAGCACTCCAGGAAAAGCTGAATTCAAGTGGAGTTCCATTTGAGGTTCATATTTATCCTGGGCTTAGCCATGCTTTCATGAACACTTCACCAGAAGGCGTCCAACGGAGGAAGACAATGGGTTCGAAGGATGAGGACTATGCTGCTGTGGACTTAGCTTGGTCTTGCTTTGAATCTTGGATGAGTAAACATCTGCGCTCTGCTTGA